gaaggaagtaCAGAGGCAATGAAGCTGTATATTCACACgtggtaataataataataaaaaaatcgATTTCCCGAAAGGAACGTCAATTTGCAAAGGTctttcctgctccagctcccactCCACGTGCAACCCGTGCCCACTCGGCGACCGAGCTCTCTCCAAACTTCACTCCAGGATGCGACGGCATTCAGGGGGAACTGGGAATGTGGAGACCCAGAAGTACACGGGCATAACTCCGTGTGGATGGCAGAAAATCAGAAACCGCATCTACGCACCTGCCCGGCAGCAGTTTAGCTGccctttctgattttctgccTTACATGTATGGCTCCGTGGGGAACCCCCCACCCGGGACCggtgctgggaaggaaaagcaccAGCAGCATTACTGGAAATGAGCCGGCTCAGGTTCCAGATCAATGAAAACCGGGTCCACGCGTTTATGCTCCTGTTGCCAGCATTAATGCTCTTTTAATCTTCTAAACATTATCGGCATCGATTTCCCTCTAGATACACGTTTGTTTGAGAAGGCGACATCACCGTGTGCTCCggcaacaaataaataaataaaaaataagcccCAGCTTTCTCTTTACTTGTGCCGGACAAACCTCGGGACCTTCGTCTGGCTGAAAACAGAGGCGCAGCGGACAGCCGGGGGTGCGGGAAAGGCCGGGAGGGGTTTGCCGCCACCGGTAGAGCCGAGGCAGGGGATCAGCACTCTTGCACCCCatccccccggcccggccccgcagcaCGGCCGCGGCGGTCCGCAAAGCCTCCTCTGCCCCCGGCTGACCCGCCGCAGGGCGCGGGGGCCGGAGTCGCCCCCCGCTCTCCAAACCGCACCGCTCCTCCCGGCTCCGCCAGTGACAAAGGAGGGGCGAGGCCCCCCCGGGGCCTCCCGAGCCCCCGCAGAGGGGGTGTGTATGTCGGTCCAGCCCGAGTAGCGACCCCCCGCCTCCCGCAGCCACCTCTCGGTGCAGCGGGGCCGGAGCCAGCCGCCGGGACACCCCGCTCGGTACCGGCGCTCGGCGAGCtgccgcggggccggcgggcaccGGCCTGGCCCGGGCCGCTGCAGGCGGGGGCAGTACGGCCGCGCCAGGACCGACACCCACAGGCCCGTGAGCGCTGCTCTGCCGCGGCGGGGAGCCCGGCTGCCAcgcagcccgggctgcgggCTCCCACGGAGGGGAGAGCGGGtgcctgcccggcccggccgctcGCCGCGCTACCGGACACAGCGGCGAGCGGCCGCGCTCCGGCCGGGGCGGCGTGGGAGGCGGCTGCGCCCAGTCCTTCGCCCGCAGCGCGCTGCCGGGGGTCCCTGCCGGGGctccctgccatgggctctCTGCTGGGGGTCACTGCCACAGGGACCCTGCCATGAGCTCTCTGCTGGGGGTCCCTGCCACGGGGACCCTGCCATGGGCTCTCTGCTGGGGGTCCCTGCCACGGGGACCCTGCCATGGGCTCTCTGCTGGGGGTCCCTGCCATGGGGTCCCTGCCACGGGTTCTCTGCTGGGGGTGCCTGCCAAGGGGTCCCTGCCACAGGGACCCTGCCACGGGGTCCCTTCCGGGGGTCCCTACCATGGGGTCGCTCGCGGGGGTCCCTGACTGCCGCCCCCCCTCTGCGCCCGCAGAACAATGGGGGCTGCGGCGCTCAGCGCGCGCGCCAGGGGGCGCCCGTTCGCCCTCCGCGGGACAATGCGGCCGGGCCGCGCGGggctgccgccccccccgccgccccccccgccgctccgcccGTCCCCGCCTGCCCCGGGACGCGGAGCCCTCGCCCGGCGGCGCTCGACCGCTGTGCCGGCTGTTTGCGCGGCGTGCGGGGGGACCTCGCGGAGAGCGCGCAGGGCGCCCTTCAGCACCCGGCCCCGGAGAGCGGCCCCGGCCCACGGCGGCCGGGGGAGGGTCTCGGCTGGCCCCGGCCGCCCGACAGCCGCAGCAGACAGCGCCCCCGCAGCAGCCTCGCCGGCGCCGGGGCACGGGACAGCCCCGGGCCCTTGCCCCTGCGCCCGGCGGCTGCGGTCGGGCGACAGGGGCGGCCGCCGAGCCGGTACCGGCACCGGCGGGAAGCGGCCgtgcggggccggccggggcggcgCTGGAGTCCCCCGGAGTCGCGCCAagctgccccgctccccgccggccgccgTCCCGCACCTACCTGCCAGCCGCAGGGCCGACATCCTCTGGAACTCGGGCTCCTGCAGCCACTTCCACATCCTGCGGAAGGTCTCCCGGCCGGACTTGAGTTTACTCCACGGCTTAGGGTTCCGCAGCAAGTCCGAGAGGGTCCCCTGAGAGCGGCACAGCACCCGCTGGGCGAAGATGGCCTGCGGGATGCTGTAGCGCTTCAGCTCTGCCGTGATCCTTTGTGCCACTTCTTTGGTGTTGatctcctccagctgccccgAGCTGCTCACCTGCGagccggaggaggaggagggcggCCGCTCCcggccggcgggcagcgcggggccgtGGGGTGGTGGGTGGCCGGGGTGCGCGGGGTGGTGCATGCCGTTCAGGTGGGGCATCATGGCGGGGGGCGTCCCCAGCCCCCGGGAGAGGTGCTGGTCCCCCCGCGCCAGCATGGCCGCGTGGGCGTCGAAGTTGGGACTCAGCATCTTCTCGTGGCCGGGCGGCCCGTAGCCGTGGAGGCCCTGCTGGGCATTGTGGAGGGGGCCCAGCCCGTTGCCCAGCGGCGAGAGGCTCTGCCCCATGCCGGGCATCTCCTTGTAGGGTCCGTAGAGGTTGTTGACGGCGGGCAGCCCGCGCTCGTCACGCATGAGGGCGAAGCTGCCGCTGACGTTGCCCGAGAGGcgctggtggtggtggtggtgggcgTGCGGGTGGGCGTGCGGGTGGTGGAACTTGTCGGAGACGGTGGAGATGGGCGGCAGGGGCTGGAGTGGCGTCAGGGTGGTGTAGGTGCTGCTCATGCCCATGCCGGGCGGCGAGGACT
The window above is part of the Falco cherrug isolate bFalChe1 chromosome Z, bFalChe1.pri, whole genome shotgun sequence genome. Proteins encoded here:
- the ONECUT2 gene encoding one cut domain family member 2 yields the protein MRSGRSARRCLAREPGACAMNPEMAMEPLGSLHGAAGHEPELMGSPSPHHGGRSAGPLRVPAPPPPPPPPPPHQELAPAAARPAMVSSMASLLDGAAEYRPELSIPLHHAMSMPCESSPPGMGMSSTYTTLTPLQPLPPISTVSDKFHHPHAHPHAHHHHHQRLSGNVSGSFALMRDERGLPAVNNLYGPYKEMPGMGQSLSPLGNGLGPLHNAQQGLHGYGPPGHEKMLSPNFDAHAAMLARGDQHLSRGLGTPPAMMPHLNGMHHPAHPGHPPPHGPALPAGRERPPSSSSGSQVSSSGQLEEINTKEVAQRITAELKRYSIPQAIFAQRVLCRSQGTLSDLLRNPKPWSKLKSGRETFRRMWKWLQEPEFQRMSALRLAACKRKEQEPNKERNNSQKKSRLVFTDLQRRTLFAIFKENKRPSKEMQITISQQLGLELTTVSNFFMNARRRSLEKWQDDLSSGGSSSAPSTCTKA